The following are encoded in a window of Lagenorhynchus albirostris chromosome 3, mLagAlb1.1, whole genome shotgun sequence genomic DNA:
- the CHERP gene encoding calcium homeostasis endoplasmic reticulum protein isoform X4: MEMPLPPDDQELRNVIDKLAQFVARNGPEFEKMTMEKQKDNPKFSFLFGGEFYSYYKCKLALEQQQLICKQQAPELEAATALPPLPQPPLAPAAPIPPAQGTPSMDELIQQSQWNLQQQEQHLLALRQEQVTAAVAHAVEQQMQKLLEETQLDMNEFDNLLQPIIDTCTKDAISAGKNWMFSNAKSPPHCELMAGHLRNRITADGAHFELRLHLIYLINDVLHHWALTRGRSLPHSQRKQARELLAALQKVVVPIYCTSFLAVEEDKQQKIARLLQLWEKNGYFDDSIIQQLQSPALGLGQYQATLINEYSSVVQPVQLAFQQQIQTLKTQHEEFVNSLAQQQQQQQQPQPQIQMPQMEAEVKATPPPPAPPPAPTPAPAIPPTTQPDDNKPPIQIPGSSEYDASGGVQDPAATGPRGPGPHDQIPPNKPPWFDQPHPVAPWGQQQPPEQPPYPHHQGGPPHCPPWNNSHEGMWGEQRGDPGWNGQRDAPWNSQPDPNWNNQFEGPWNSQHEQPPWGGGQREPPFRMQRPPHFRGPFPPHQQHPQFSQPPHPHNFNRFPPRFMQDDFPPRHPFERPPYPHRFDYPQGDFQAEMGPPHHHPGHRMPHPGINEHPPWGGPQHPDFGPPPHGFNGQPPHMRRQGPPHINHDDPSLVPNVPYFDLPAGLMAPLVKLEDHEYKPLDPKDIRLPPPMPPSERLLAAVEAFYSPPSHDRPRNSEGWEQNGLYEFFRAKMRARRRKGQEKRNSGPSRSRSRSKSRGRSSSRSNSRSSKSSGSYSRSRSRSCSRSYSRSRSRSRSRSRSSQSRSRTRSRSRSKSYSPGRRRRSRSRSPTPPSSAGLGSNSAPPIPDSRLGEENKGHQMLVKMGWSGSGGLGVKEQGIQDPIKGGDVRDKWDQYKGVGVALDDPYENYRRNKSYSFIARMKARDECK, translated from the exons TCATCTGCAAGCAGCAGGCCCCAGAGCTGGAAGCGGCCACGGCCCTGCCACCGCTGCCACAGCCCCCGCTGGCCCCCGCGGCGCCCATCCCGCCAGCCCAGGGCACCCCATCCATGGACGAGCTCATCCAGCAGAGCCAGTGGAAcctgcagcagcaggagcagcacCTGCTGGCCCTCAGACAG GAGCAGGTGACAGCAGCCGTGGCCCACGCGGTGGAACAGCAGATGCAGAAGCTCCTGGAGGAGACCCAGCTGGACATGAACGAGTTTGACAACCTGTTGCAGCCCATCATCGACACCTGCACCAAAGATGCCATCTCG GCTGGGAAGAACTGGATGTTCAGCAACGCCAAGTCCCCACCTCACTGCGAGCTGATGGCGGGCCACCTCCGGAACCGCATCACGGCCGATGGGGCGCACTTCGAGCTGCGGCTGCACCTCATCTACTTGATCAATGATGTGCTGCACCACTG GGCCCTGACGCGCGGAAGGTCTCTCCCTCACAGCCAGCGCAAGCAGGCCCGGGAGCTGCTGGCCGCCCTGCAGAAGGTCGTGGTGCCCATCTACTGTACCAGCTTCTTGGCCGTGGAGGAGGACAAGCAGCAGAAGATTGCCCGG CTCCTGCAGCTCTGGGAGAAGAACGGCTACTTTGACGACTCCATCATCCAGCAGTTACAGAGCCCGGCCCTGGGGCTCGGCCAGTACCAG GCAACCCTCATCAATGAGTACTCCTCGGTGGTCCAGCCGGTGCAGCTGGCCTTCCAGCAGCAGATCCAGACCCTCAAGACACAGCATGAGGAGTTTGTCAACAGCCtggcccagcagcagcagcagcagcagcagccgcagCCGCAGATCCAGATGCCGCAAATGGAAGCTGAAGTCAAGGCCACGCCGCCGCCGCCtgcgccgccccccgcccccacgcctGCCCCGGCCATCCCGCCAACCACCCAGCCTG ATGACAACAAGCCTCCTATCCAGATACCCGGCTCTTCCGAGTACGACGCCTCAGGAGGGGTCCAGGACCCTGCTGCCACCGGCCCCCGGGGCCCTGGGCCCCATGACCAGATCCCACCTAACAAGCCCCCGTGGTTTGACCAGCCTCACCCCGTTGCTCCTTGGGGCCAACAGCAG CCTCCTGAGCAGCCCCCCTACCCACACCACCAGGGCGGGCCGCCCCACTGCCCGCCCTGGAACAACAGCCACGAGGGAATGTGGGGCGAGCAGCGTGGGGACCCTGGCTGGAATGGCCAGCGCGACGCCCCCTGGAACAGTCAGCCCGACCCCAACTGGAACAACCAGTTCGAGGGCCCCTGGAACAGCCAGCACGAGCAGCCACCCTGGGGCGGGGGCCAGCGGGAGCCGCCCTTCCGCATGCAGCGGCCGCCACACTTCCGCGGGCCCTTCCCGCCCCACCAGCAGCACCCGCAGTTCAGCCAGCCGCCACACCCACACAACTTCAACCGCTTCCCGCCCCGCTTCATGCAGGACGACTTCCCCCCTCGGCACCCCTTCGAGCGGCCGCCCTACCCTCACCGCTTTGACTACCCTCAGGGGGACTTCCAAGCCG AGATGGGACCCCCTCACCACCATCCTGGCCACCGCATGCCTCACCCTGGGATCAACGAGCACCCACCTTGGGGTGGGCCCCAGCACCCTGACTTCGGCCCTCCTCCCCACGGCTTCAACGGGCAGCCCCCTCATATGCGGCGACAGGGCCCTCCCCACATCAACCACGACGACCCCAGCCTGGTCCCCAACGTGCCCTACTTCGATCTCCCTGCCGGGCTGATGGCCCCCCTTGTGAAG CTGGAAGACCACGAGTACAAGCCTTTGGATCCTAAAGACATCCGCCTCCCACCCCCCATGCCACCCAGTGAGAGGCTGCTGGCGGCCGTGGAGGCCTTCTACAGCCCTCCCTCACACGACAGACCCAGGAACAG TGAAGGCTGGGAGCAGAACGGCCTCTATGAGTTCTTCCGAGCGAAAATGCGGGCCCGGCGGAGGAAAGGCCAGGAGAAGAGGAACAG CGGACCCTCAAGGTCTCGGAGCAGATCCAAAAGCCGAGGGCGCTCCTCCTCCCGCTCCAACTCGAGGTCCTCCAAGTCTTCCGGCTCCTATTCAAGGTCAAGGTCTCGTTCCTGCTCCCGTTCCTACTCCCGCTCCAGATCCAG GAGCCGCAGCCGATCACGCTCCTCACAAAGCCGCTCCCGGACCCGCTCGCGCTCTCGGTCCAAGTCCTATTCCCCGGGAAGGAGACGTCGGTCGCGGTCCAGGAGCCCCACCCCGCC TTCCTCGGCTGGTCTGGGTTCTAATTCAGCACCTCCTATACCTGACTCCAGGCTCGGGGAAGAGAACAAAGGACATCAGATGCTGGTGAAAATGG GCTGGAGTGGATCTGGCGGCCTCGGCGTGAAAGAGCAAGGAATCCAGGACCCCATCAAGGGGGGGGACGTCCGGGATAAGTGGGACCAGTACAAGGGCGTGGGTGTGGCCCTGGACGACCCCTACGAGAACTACCGCAGGAACAAGAGCTATTCCTTCATCGCCCGCATGAAGGCCAGGGACGAGTGCAAGTAG
- the CHERP gene encoding calcium homeostasis endoplasmic reticulum protein isoform X2 — protein sequence MEMPLPPDDQELRNVIDKLAQFVARNGPEFEKMTMEKQKDNPKFSFLFGGEFYSYYKCKLALEQQQLICKQQAPELEAATALPPLPQPPLAPAAPIPPAQGTPSMDELIQQSQWNLQQQEQHLLALRQEQVTAAVAHAVEQQMQKLLEETQLDMNEFDNLLQPIIDTCTKDAISAGKNWMFSNAKSPPHCELMAGHLRNRITADGAHFELRLHLIYLINDVLHHCQRKQARELLAALQKVVVPIYCTSFLAVEEDKQQKIARLLQLWEKNGYFDDSIIQQLQSPALGLGQYQAFVPVLLHRVSDFESHVLSAGCPALHQATLINEYSSVVQPVQLAFQQQIQTLKTQHEEFVNSLAQQQQQQQQPQPQIQMPQMEAEVKATPPPPAPPPAPTPAPAIPPTTQPDDNKPPIQIPGSSEYDASGGVQDPAATGPRGPGPHDQIPPNKPPWFDQPHPVAPWGQQQPPEQPPYPHHQGGPPHCPPWNNSHEGMWGEQRGDPGWNGQRDAPWNSQPDPNWNNQFEGPWNSQHEQPPWGGGQREPPFRMQRPPHFRGPFPPHQQHPQFSQPPHPHNFNRFPPRFMQDDFPPRHPFERPPYPHRFDYPQGDFQAEMGPPHHHPGHRMPHPGINEHPPWGGPQHPDFGPPPHGFNGQPPHMRRQGPPHINHDDPSLVPNVPYFDLPAGLMAPLVKLEDHEYKPLDPKDIRLPPPMPPSERLLAAVEAFYSPPSHDRPRNSEGWEQNGLYEFFRAKMRARRRKGQEKRNSGPSRSRSRSKSRGRSSSRSNSRSSKSSGSYSRSRSRSCSRSYSRSRSRSRSRSRSSQSRSRTRSRSRSKSYSPGRRRRSRSRSPTPPSSAGLGSNSAPPIPDSRLGEENKGHQMLVKMGWSGSGGLGVKEQGIQDPIKGGDVRDKWDQYKGVGVALDDPYENYRRNKSYSFIARMKARDECK from the exons TCATCTGCAAGCAGCAGGCCCCAGAGCTGGAAGCGGCCACGGCCCTGCCACCGCTGCCACAGCCCCCGCTGGCCCCCGCGGCGCCCATCCCGCCAGCCCAGGGCACCCCATCCATGGACGAGCTCATCCAGCAGAGCCAGTGGAAcctgcagcagcaggagcagcacCTGCTGGCCCTCAGACAG GAGCAGGTGACAGCAGCCGTGGCCCACGCGGTGGAACAGCAGATGCAGAAGCTCCTGGAGGAGACCCAGCTGGACATGAACGAGTTTGACAACCTGTTGCAGCCCATCATCGACACCTGCACCAAAGATGCCATCTCG GCTGGGAAGAACTGGATGTTCAGCAACGCCAAGTCCCCACCTCACTGCGAGCTGATGGCGGGCCACCTCCGGAACCGCATCACGGCCGATGGGGCGCACTTCGAGCTGCGGCTGCACCTCATCTACTTGATCAATGATGTGCTGCACCACTG CCAGCGCAAGCAGGCCCGGGAGCTGCTGGCCGCCCTGCAGAAGGTCGTGGTGCCCATCTACTGTACCAGCTTCTTGGCCGTGGAGGAGGACAAGCAGCAGAAGATTGCCCGG CTCCTGCAGCTCTGGGAGAAGAACGGCTACTTTGACGACTCCATCATCCAGCAGTTACAGAGCCCGGCCCTGGGGCTCGGCCAGTACCAG GCATTTGTCCCCGTGCTGCTCCATAGGGTCTCGGACTTTGAGTCTCATGTCCTGAGTGCCGGCTGCCCTGCTCTCCATCAGGCAACCCTCATCAATGAGTACTCCTCGGTGGTCCAGCCGGTGCAGCTGGCCTTCCAGCAGCAGATCCAGACCCTCAAGACACAGCATGAGGAGTTTGTCAACAGCCtggcccagcagcagcagcagcagcagcagccgcagCCGCAGATCCAGATGCCGCAAATGGAAGCTGAAGTCAAGGCCACGCCGCCGCCGCCtgcgccgccccccgcccccacgcctGCCCCGGCCATCCCGCCAACCACCCAGCCTG ATGACAACAAGCCTCCTATCCAGATACCCGGCTCTTCCGAGTACGACGCCTCAGGAGGGGTCCAGGACCCTGCTGCCACCGGCCCCCGGGGCCCTGGGCCCCATGACCAGATCCCACCTAACAAGCCCCCGTGGTTTGACCAGCCTCACCCCGTTGCTCCTTGGGGCCAACAGCAG CCTCCTGAGCAGCCCCCCTACCCACACCACCAGGGCGGGCCGCCCCACTGCCCGCCCTGGAACAACAGCCACGAGGGAATGTGGGGCGAGCAGCGTGGGGACCCTGGCTGGAATGGCCAGCGCGACGCCCCCTGGAACAGTCAGCCCGACCCCAACTGGAACAACCAGTTCGAGGGCCCCTGGAACAGCCAGCACGAGCAGCCACCCTGGGGCGGGGGCCAGCGGGAGCCGCCCTTCCGCATGCAGCGGCCGCCACACTTCCGCGGGCCCTTCCCGCCCCACCAGCAGCACCCGCAGTTCAGCCAGCCGCCACACCCACACAACTTCAACCGCTTCCCGCCCCGCTTCATGCAGGACGACTTCCCCCCTCGGCACCCCTTCGAGCGGCCGCCCTACCCTCACCGCTTTGACTACCCTCAGGGGGACTTCCAAGCCG AGATGGGACCCCCTCACCACCATCCTGGCCACCGCATGCCTCACCCTGGGATCAACGAGCACCCACCTTGGGGTGGGCCCCAGCACCCTGACTTCGGCCCTCCTCCCCACGGCTTCAACGGGCAGCCCCCTCATATGCGGCGACAGGGCCCTCCCCACATCAACCACGACGACCCCAGCCTGGTCCCCAACGTGCCCTACTTCGATCTCCCTGCCGGGCTGATGGCCCCCCTTGTGAAG CTGGAAGACCACGAGTACAAGCCTTTGGATCCTAAAGACATCCGCCTCCCACCCCCCATGCCACCCAGTGAGAGGCTGCTGGCGGCCGTGGAGGCCTTCTACAGCCCTCCCTCACACGACAGACCCAGGAACAG TGAAGGCTGGGAGCAGAACGGCCTCTATGAGTTCTTCCGAGCGAAAATGCGGGCCCGGCGGAGGAAAGGCCAGGAGAAGAGGAACAG CGGACCCTCAAGGTCTCGGAGCAGATCCAAAAGCCGAGGGCGCTCCTCCTCCCGCTCCAACTCGAGGTCCTCCAAGTCTTCCGGCTCCTATTCAAGGTCAAGGTCTCGTTCCTGCTCCCGTTCCTACTCCCGCTCCAGATCCAG GAGCCGCAGCCGATCACGCTCCTCACAAAGCCGCTCCCGGACCCGCTCGCGCTCTCGGTCCAAGTCCTATTCCCCGGGAAGGAGACGTCGGTCGCGGTCCAGGAGCCCCACCCCGCC TTCCTCGGCTGGTCTGGGTTCTAATTCAGCACCTCCTATACCTGACTCCAGGCTCGGGGAAGAGAACAAAGGACATCAGATGCTGGTGAAAATGG GCTGGAGTGGATCTGGCGGCCTCGGCGTGAAAGAGCAAGGAATCCAGGACCCCATCAAGGGGGGGGACGTCCGGGATAAGTGGGACCAGTACAAGGGCGTGGGTGTGGCCCTGGACGACCCCTACGAGAACTACCGCAGGAACAAGAGCTATTCCTTCATCGCCCGCATGAAGGCCAGGGACGAGTGCAAGTAG
- the CHERP gene encoding calcium homeostasis endoplasmic reticulum protein isoform X3: MEMPLPPDDQELRNVIDKLAQFVARNGPEFEKMTMEKQKDNPKFSFLFGGEFYSYYKCKLALEQQQLICKQQAPELEAATALPPLPQPPLAPAAPIPPAQGTPSMDELIQQSQWNLQQQEQHLLALRQEQVTAAVAHAVEQQMQKLLEETQLDMNEFDNLLQPIIDTCTKDAISAGKNWMFSNAKSPPHCELMAGHLRNRITADGAHFELRLHLIYLINDVLHHWALTRGRSLPHSQRKQARELLAALQKVVVPIYCTSFLAVEEDKQQKIARLLQLWEKNGYFDDSIIQQLQSPALGLGQYQAFVPVLLHRVSDFESHVLSAGCPALHQATLINEYSSVVQPVQLAFQQQIQTLKTQHEEFVNSLAQQQQQQQQPQPQIQMPQMEAEVKATPPPPAPPPAPTPAPAIPPTTQPDDNKPPIQIPGSSEYDASGGVQDPAATGPRGPGPHDQIPPNKPPWFDQPHPVAPWGQQQPPEQPPYPHHQGGPPHCPPWNNSHEGMWGEQRGDPGWNGQRDAPWNSQPDPNWNNQFEGPWNSQHEQPPWGGGQREPPFRMQRPPHFRGPFPPHQQHPQFSQPPHPHNFNRFPPRFMQDDFPPRHPFERPPYPHRFDYPQGDFQAEMGPPHHHPGHRMPHPGINEHPPWGGPQHPDFGPPPHGFNGQPPHMRRQGPPHINHDDPSLVPNVPYFDLPAGLMAPLVKLEDHEYKPLDPKDIRLPPPMPPSERLLAAVEAFYSPPSHDRPRNSEGWEQNGLYEFFRAKMRARRRKGQEKRNSGPSRSRSRSKSRGRSSSRSNSRSSKSSGSYSRSRSRSCSRSYSRSRSRSRSRSRSSQSRSRTRSRSRSKSYSPGRRRRSRSRSPTPPLGEENKGHQMLVKMGWSGSGGLGVKEQGIQDPIKGGDVRDKWDQYKGVGVALDDPYENYRRNKSYSFIARMKARDECK, translated from the exons TCATCTGCAAGCAGCAGGCCCCAGAGCTGGAAGCGGCCACGGCCCTGCCACCGCTGCCACAGCCCCCGCTGGCCCCCGCGGCGCCCATCCCGCCAGCCCAGGGCACCCCATCCATGGACGAGCTCATCCAGCAGAGCCAGTGGAAcctgcagcagcaggagcagcacCTGCTGGCCCTCAGACAG GAGCAGGTGACAGCAGCCGTGGCCCACGCGGTGGAACAGCAGATGCAGAAGCTCCTGGAGGAGACCCAGCTGGACATGAACGAGTTTGACAACCTGTTGCAGCCCATCATCGACACCTGCACCAAAGATGCCATCTCG GCTGGGAAGAACTGGATGTTCAGCAACGCCAAGTCCCCACCTCACTGCGAGCTGATGGCGGGCCACCTCCGGAACCGCATCACGGCCGATGGGGCGCACTTCGAGCTGCGGCTGCACCTCATCTACTTGATCAATGATGTGCTGCACCACTG GGCCCTGACGCGCGGAAGGTCTCTCCCTCACAGCCAGCGCAAGCAGGCCCGGGAGCTGCTGGCCGCCCTGCAGAAGGTCGTGGTGCCCATCTACTGTACCAGCTTCTTGGCCGTGGAGGAGGACAAGCAGCAGAAGATTGCCCGG CTCCTGCAGCTCTGGGAGAAGAACGGCTACTTTGACGACTCCATCATCCAGCAGTTACAGAGCCCGGCCCTGGGGCTCGGCCAGTACCAG GCATTTGTCCCCGTGCTGCTCCATAGGGTCTCGGACTTTGAGTCTCATGTCCTGAGTGCCGGCTGCCCTGCTCTCCATCAGGCAACCCTCATCAATGAGTACTCCTCGGTGGTCCAGCCGGTGCAGCTGGCCTTCCAGCAGCAGATCCAGACCCTCAAGACACAGCATGAGGAGTTTGTCAACAGCCtggcccagcagcagcagcagcagcagcagccgcagCCGCAGATCCAGATGCCGCAAATGGAAGCTGAAGTCAAGGCCACGCCGCCGCCGCCtgcgccgccccccgcccccacgcctGCCCCGGCCATCCCGCCAACCACCCAGCCTG ATGACAACAAGCCTCCTATCCAGATACCCGGCTCTTCCGAGTACGACGCCTCAGGAGGGGTCCAGGACCCTGCTGCCACCGGCCCCCGGGGCCCTGGGCCCCATGACCAGATCCCACCTAACAAGCCCCCGTGGTTTGACCAGCCTCACCCCGTTGCTCCTTGGGGCCAACAGCAG CCTCCTGAGCAGCCCCCCTACCCACACCACCAGGGCGGGCCGCCCCACTGCCCGCCCTGGAACAACAGCCACGAGGGAATGTGGGGCGAGCAGCGTGGGGACCCTGGCTGGAATGGCCAGCGCGACGCCCCCTGGAACAGTCAGCCCGACCCCAACTGGAACAACCAGTTCGAGGGCCCCTGGAACAGCCAGCACGAGCAGCCACCCTGGGGCGGGGGCCAGCGGGAGCCGCCCTTCCGCATGCAGCGGCCGCCACACTTCCGCGGGCCCTTCCCGCCCCACCAGCAGCACCCGCAGTTCAGCCAGCCGCCACACCCACACAACTTCAACCGCTTCCCGCCCCGCTTCATGCAGGACGACTTCCCCCCTCGGCACCCCTTCGAGCGGCCGCCCTACCCTCACCGCTTTGACTACCCTCAGGGGGACTTCCAAGCCG AGATGGGACCCCCTCACCACCATCCTGGCCACCGCATGCCTCACCCTGGGATCAACGAGCACCCACCTTGGGGTGGGCCCCAGCACCCTGACTTCGGCCCTCCTCCCCACGGCTTCAACGGGCAGCCCCCTCATATGCGGCGACAGGGCCCTCCCCACATCAACCACGACGACCCCAGCCTGGTCCCCAACGTGCCCTACTTCGATCTCCCTGCCGGGCTGATGGCCCCCCTTGTGAAG CTGGAAGACCACGAGTACAAGCCTTTGGATCCTAAAGACATCCGCCTCCCACCCCCCATGCCACCCAGTGAGAGGCTGCTGGCGGCCGTGGAGGCCTTCTACAGCCCTCCCTCACACGACAGACCCAGGAACAG TGAAGGCTGGGAGCAGAACGGCCTCTATGAGTTCTTCCGAGCGAAAATGCGGGCCCGGCGGAGGAAAGGCCAGGAGAAGAGGAACAG CGGACCCTCAAGGTCTCGGAGCAGATCCAAAAGCCGAGGGCGCTCCTCCTCCCGCTCCAACTCGAGGTCCTCCAAGTCTTCCGGCTCCTATTCAAGGTCAAGGTCTCGTTCCTGCTCCCGTTCCTACTCCCGCTCCAGATCCAG GAGCCGCAGCCGATCACGCTCCTCACAAAGCCGCTCCCGGACCCGCTCGCGCTCTCGGTCCAAGTCCTATTCCCCGGGAAGGAGACGTCGGTCGCGGTCCAGGAGCCCCACCCCGCC GCTCGGGGAAGAGAACAAAGGACATCAGATGCTGGTGAAAATGG GCTGGAGTGGATCTGGCGGCCTCGGCGTGAAAGAGCAAGGAATCCAGGACCCCATCAAGGGGGGGGACGTCCGGGATAAGTGGGACCAGTACAAGGGCGTGGGTGTGGCCCTGGACGACCCCTACGAGAACTACCGCAGGAACAAGAGCTATTCCTTCATCGCCCGCATGAAGGCCAGGGACGAGTGCAAGTAG
- the CHERP gene encoding calcium homeostasis endoplasmic reticulum protein isoform X5: protein MEMPLPPDDQELRNVIDKLAQFVARNGPEFEKMTMEKQKDNPKFSFLFGGEFYSYYKCKLALEQQQLICKQQAPELEAATALPPLPQPPLAPAAPIPPAQGTPSMDELIQQSQWNLQQQEQHLLALRQEQVTAAVAHAVEQQMQKLLEETQLDMNEFDNLLQPIIDTCTKDAISAGKNWMFSNAKSPPHCELMAGHLRNRITADGAHFELRLHLIYLINDVLHHCQRKQARELLAALQKVVVPIYCTSFLAVEEDKQQKIARLLQLWEKNGYFDDSIIQQLQSPALGLGQYQATLINEYSSVVQPVQLAFQQQIQTLKTQHEEFVNSLAQQQQQQQQPQPQIQMPQMEAEVKATPPPPAPPPAPTPAPAIPPTTQPDDNKPPIQIPGSSEYDASGGVQDPAATGPRGPGPHDQIPPNKPPWFDQPHPVAPWGQQQPPEQPPYPHHQGGPPHCPPWNNSHEGMWGEQRGDPGWNGQRDAPWNSQPDPNWNNQFEGPWNSQHEQPPWGGGQREPPFRMQRPPHFRGPFPPHQQHPQFSQPPHPHNFNRFPPRFMQDDFPPRHPFERPPYPHRFDYPQGDFQAEMGPPHHHPGHRMPHPGINEHPPWGGPQHPDFGPPPHGFNGQPPHMRRQGPPHINHDDPSLVPNVPYFDLPAGLMAPLVKLEDHEYKPLDPKDIRLPPPMPPSERLLAAVEAFYSPPSHDRPRNSEGWEQNGLYEFFRAKMRARRRKGQEKRNSGPSRSRSRSKSRGRSSSRSNSRSSKSSGSYSRSRSRSCSRSYSRSRSRSRSRSRSSQSRSRTRSRSRSKSYSPGRRRRSRSRSPTPPSSAGLGSNSAPPIPDSRLGEENKGHQMLVKMGWSGSGGLGVKEQGIQDPIKGGDVRDKWDQYKGVGVALDDPYENYRRNKSYSFIARMKARDECK, encoded by the exons TCATCTGCAAGCAGCAGGCCCCAGAGCTGGAAGCGGCCACGGCCCTGCCACCGCTGCCACAGCCCCCGCTGGCCCCCGCGGCGCCCATCCCGCCAGCCCAGGGCACCCCATCCATGGACGAGCTCATCCAGCAGAGCCAGTGGAAcctgcagcagcaggagcagcacCTGCTGGCCCTCAGACAG GAGCAGGTGACAGCAGCCGTGGCCCACGCGGTGGAACAGCAGATGCAGAAGCTCCTGGAGGAGACCCAGCTGGACATGAACGAGTTTGACAACCTGTTGCAGCCCATCATCGACACCTGCACCAAAGATGCCATCTCG GCTGGGAAGAACTGGATGTTCAGCAACGCCAAGTCCCCACCTCACTGCGAGCTGATGGCGGGCCACCTCCGGAACCGCATCACGGCCGATGGGGCGCACTTCGAGCTGCGGCTGCACCTCATCTACTTGATCAATGATGTGCTGCACCACTG CCAGCGCAAGCAGGCCCGGGAGCTGCTGGCCGCCCTGCAGAAGGTCGTGGTGCCCATCTACTGTACCAGCTTCTTGGCCGTGGAGGAGGACAAGCAGCAGAAGATTGCCCGG CTCCTGCAGCTCTGGGAGAAGAACGGCTACTTTGACGACTCCATCATCCAGCAGTTACAGAGCCCGGCCCTGGGGCTCGGCCAGTACCAG GCAACCCTCATCAATGAGTACTCCTCGGTGGTCCAGCCGGTGCAGCTGGCCTTCCAGCAGCAGATCCAGACCCTCAAGACACAGCATGAGGAGTTTGTCAACAGCCtggcccagcagcagcagcagcagcagcagccgcagCCGCAGATCCAGATGCCGCAAATGGAAGCTGAAGTCAAGGCCACGCCGCCGCCGCCtgcgccgccccccgcccccacgcctGCCCCGGCCATCCCGCCAACCACCCAGCCTG ATGACAACAAGCCTCCTATCCAGATACCCGGCTCTTCCGAGTACGACGCCTCAGGAGGGGTCCAGGACCCTGCTGCCACCGGCCCCCGGGGCCCTGGGCCCCATGACCAGATCCCACCTAACAAGCCCCCGTGGTTTGACCAGCCTCACCCCGTTGCTCCTTGGGGCCAACAGCAG CCTCCTGAGCAGCCCCCCTACCCACACCACCAGGGCGGGCCGCCCCACTGCCCGCCCTGGAACAACAGCCACGAGGGAATGTGGGGCGAGCAGCGTGGGGACCCTGGCTGGAATGGCCAGCGCGACGCCCCCTGGAACAGTCAGCCCGACCCCAACTGGAACAACCAGTTCGAGGGCCCCTGGAACAGCCAGCACGAGCAGCCACCCTGGGGCGGGGGCCAGCGGGAGCCGCCCTTCCGCATGCAGCGGCCGCCACACTTCCGCGGGCCCTTCCCGCCCCACCAGCAGCACCCGCAGTTCAGCCAGCCGCCACACCCACACAACTTCAACCGCTTCCCGCCCCGCTTCATGCAGGACGACTTCCCCCCTCGGCACCCCTTCGAGCGGCCGCCCTACCCTCACCGCTTTGACTACCCTCAGGGGGACTTCCAAGCCG AGATGGGACCCCCTCACCACCATCCTGGCCACCGCATGCCTCACCCTGGGATCAACGAGCACCCACCTTGGGGTGGGCCCCAGCACCCTGACTTCGGCCCTCCTCCCCACGGCTTCAACGGGCAGCCCCCTCATATGCGGCGACAGGGCCCTCCCCACATCAACCACGACGACCCCAGCCTGGTCCCCAACGTGCCCTACTTCGATCTCCCTGCCGGGCTGATGGCCCCCCTTGTGAAG CTGGAAGACCACGAGTACAAGCCTTTGGATCCTAAAGACATCCGCCTCCCACCCCCCATGCCACCCAGTGAGAGGCTGCTGGCGGCCGTGGAGGCCTTCTACAGCCCTCCCTCACACGACAGACCCAGGAACAG TGAAGGCTGGGAGCAGAACGGCCTCTATGAGTTCTTCCGAGCGAAAATGCGGGCCCGGCGGAGGAAAGGCCAGGAGAAGAGGAACAG CGGACCCTCAAGGTCTCGGAGCAGATCCAAAAGCCGAGGGCGCTCCTCCTCCCGCTCCAACTCGAGGTCCTCCAAGTCTTCCGGCTCCTATTCAAGGTCAAGGTCTCGTTCCTGCTCCCGTTCCTACTCCCGCTCCAGATCCAG GAGCCGCAGCCGATCACGCTCCTCACAAAGCCGCTCCCGGACCCGCTCGCGCTCTCGGTCCAAGTCCTATTCCCCGGGAAGGAGACGTCGGTCGCGGTCCAGGAGCCCCACCCCGCC TTCCTCGGCTGGTCTGGGTTCTAATTCAGCACCTCCTATACCTGACTCCAGGCTCGGGGAAGAGAACAAAGGACATCAGATGCTGGTGAAAATGG GCTGGAGTGGATCTGGCGGCCTCGGCGTGAAAGAGCAAGGAATCCAGGACCCCATCAAGGGGGGGGACGTCCGGGATAAGTGGGACCAGTACAAGGGCGTGGGTGTGGCCCTGGACGACCCCTACGAGAACTACCGCAGGAACAAGAGCTATTCCTTCATCGCCCGCATGAAGGCCAGGGACGAGTGCAAGTAG